A section of the Paenibacillus odorifer genome encodes:
- a CDS encoding ABC transporter permease, with protein MLLRIVKRDLQRNKIITFGLFVFIMLSALLVASASQVIMELSGSLNQLLIKSKAPHFVQMHAGQIDSSAIESFTTTNPLVKDQQTVEMLNLDGSNVYLGSNQGSEANSVMDIGFVEQNPSFDLLLNLENKVIEVSAGEIAVPIYYMKQKNLKIGDVVSILGEQFDKKFVITDFVRDVQMNPAMVSSKRFVVNTADFIALRQKLGEPEYLIEFQLTDLSKLNDFRNEYQSSNLPNKGPSIDYPLFKTLNALTDGIIAVVIILVSVLLMLIAILCLRFTMIATLEEDYREIGVMKAIGITQQDIRSIYLAKYIVMAAVASVCGYLLSLGVVRLFTANITLYLGVAPASILQYFVPVLAVGLIFGVVVFFCRMILRRFNRITVVEALRSGTRGEARINTSRFSLSKRKFVNVNAFLGVKDVYGRFTMYGLLFFVFVISLFIVLVPVNILNTLQSPRFVSYMGVGQSDIRIDLQQSNQIEKRFNEMITKLENDPDISKLSPLITSRFKVLGSDGVWESLNVETGDFTIFPLSYVHGGTPSSASEIALSDLNAKELNKKVGDTVLLEVAGVAKKLTVSGIYQDITNGGRTAKAQLSYDPKTVLWYVVALDVNPGISVQAKMDQYTKLFYPAKITHLQSYLAQTLGNTIRQLKLVTGLSIVIAFSISVLITSLFLKMLLAKDSSQTAILRSVGFTLGDIRRQYLVRMLIISGLGVILGTFAANTLGQKIAQMLGSFMGASKIQFVINPAVAYLILPLLFMLIVALTTVTSTISMRKSSIAKLIVE; from the coding sequence ATGCTGCTACGAATTGTAAAAAGAGACCTTCAACGCAATAAAATCATTACCTTCGGATTATTTGTGTTTATCATGTTATCGGCTTTGCTTGTTGCTTCTGCGTCGCAAGTGATTATGGAATTGTCGGGGTCCTTGAATCAGCTATTGATTAAATCCAAAGCCCCTCATTTCGTGCAGATGCACGCAGGACAAATCGACAGCTCAGCAATCGAGAGCTTTACAACTACTAATCCACTGGTGAAAGATCAACAAACCGTAGAGATGCTTAACTTGGATGGATCTAACGTTTATCTAGGCAGTAACCAAGGCTCGGAAGCAAACAGCGTGATGGATATCGGCTTTGTAGAGCAGAATCCTTCGTTTGATTTGCTGCTGAATTTAGAGAACAAGGTGATTGAGGTATCGGCAGGAGAAATCGCTGTCCCCATTTATTATATGAAGCAAAAGAATTTGAAAATCGGCGACGTAGTTAGCATTCTAGGTGAACAGTTCGATAAAAAGTTTGTGATTACTGATTTTGTAAGGGATGTCCAAATGAATCCAGCCATGGTCAGCTCCAAACGATTTGTCGTAAATACTGCTGACTTCATAGCGCTGAGACAGAAGCTGGGTGAACCTGAATACCTGATTGAATTTCAGCTTACGGATCTATCCAAGCTCAATGATTTCCGCAATGAGTATCAATCCTCAAATCTGCCCAATAAAGGCCCCTCTATTGACTATCCTTTATTTAAAACGCTGAATGCACTGACGGATGGGATTATCGCAGTTGTTATTATTTTGGTAAGTGTTCTGCTGATGCTGATTGCTATTTTATGTCTCAGATTTACGATGATCGCTACCTTGGAAGAGGATTACAGAGAGATAGGTGTCATGAAAGCGATTGGGATCACGCAGCAAGATATTCGCAGCATTTATTTAGCAAAATATATCGTGATGGCAGCCGTCGCCTCTGTATGTGGATATTTACTGTCTTTAGGTGTGGTGCGTTTGTTTACAGCCAATATTACTTTGTATTTGGGCGTTGCTCCTGCCAGTATCCTTCAATATTTTGTTCCTGTCCTGGCGGTAGGTTTGATCTTTGGAGTTGTTGTATTCTTTTGCCGGATGATTCTTAGACGCTTTAATCGCATCACGGTTGTAGAAGCTTTACGGTCAGGTACGAGGGGTGAAGCAAGGATTAACACAAGCAGATTTTCACTTAGTAAGCGTAAATTTGTTAACGTGAATGCTTTTCTCGGGGTAAAAGATGTTTACGGGCGCTTCACCATGTACGGATTATTGTTCTTCGTATTTGTGATCAGTTTGTTTATCGTTCTAGTGCCAGTGAATATATTGAATACCCTTCAGTCTCCCCGGTTTGTTTCTTATATGGGCGTCGGTCAGAGTGATATTCGCATAGATTTGCAGCAATCGAACCAAATAGAGAAGCGTTTTAATGAGATGATAACCAAGCTTGAAAATGACCCGGACATCTCTAAATTATCTCCACTGATTACTTCTAGATTTAAGGTATTAGGTAGTGATGGTGTATGGGAATCGCTAAATGTTGAAACCGGTGACTTTACTATTTTTCCGCTCTCGTATGTTCATGGAGGAACTCCTAGCAGTGCAAGTGAGATCGCTCTTTCTGACCTGAACGCCAAGGAACTGAATAAAAAGGTGGGGGATACCGTTCTTTTAGAGGTTGCTGGGGTGGCAAAAAAATTGACTGTTAGCGGGATCTATCAGGATATAACTAATGGTGGCCGAACCGCAAAAGCGCAATTGTCATATGATCCGAAGACGGTTCTCTGGTATGTAGTAGCTTTGGATGTGAACCCGGGAATTTCCGTCCAGGCAAAAATGGATCAGTACACCAAATTATTTTATCCAGCAAAAATCACTCATCTGCAAAGCTATTTAGCTCAGACATTAGGAAATACAATTCGCCAATTGAAGCTAGTTACAGGCTTATCCATCGTTATCGCATTTTCGATTTCGGTATTGATTACCTCTTTATTTCTGAAAATGCTGCTTGCCAAGGATTCTTCGCAAACCGCTATTTTGAGAAGTGTTGGCTTTACGTTAGGAGATATTCGTAGGCAGTATCTGGTAAGGATGCTGATAATATCAGGGCTGGGCGTCATTCTTGGTACTTTTGCGGCTAACACTCTCGGGCAAAAAATTGCTCAAATGCTAGGCTCTTTTATGGGTGCTTCTAAGATACAGTTTGTAATCAATCCGGCGGTAGCCTATCTTATTCTTCCGCTACTTTTCATGCTGATTGTAGCGCTCACCACCGTAACAAGCACGATCTCAATGAGAAAATCCAGTATAGCCAAACTAATTGTCGAATGA
- a CDS encoding MFS transporter has translation MIIWMGEWISSIGSGLTAFTLGVYVFQMTQTASSVALLTLCAFLPSIVLSPFGGVLADRFDRRLMMIAGDLLSAFGLVYVLIIMLLGEPHLWQICLGVTFSSIFVSLLEPAYKATITDLLTEEQFAKASGLVQLAASSKYLLSPILAGILLSFMDIKTILLIDISTFLVTVLAVMAVRRNLQTEHRVPTNQSFVKDLKEGWDALIYTKGVLQLTIILSVVTIYVGFLQTLYTPMLLPFTDTKTLGTVVSVSAIGMLLGSLIIGVFSIDRKYIKVLALGLGFAGLFYSLVGLTTNVAFITAAGFLFFATLPFVNTSADVMIRNHIPNDTQGRAWGIIGILSQLGYVAAYAFAGILADQVFNPLLREGGLLTSSVGKVIGTGEGRGIGLLFIISGLLIIIMAFVIPRMKSIRCLEHE, from the coding sequence ATGATCATTTGGATGGGGGAGTGGATATCCAGTATTGGCAGCGGGTTGACGGCTTTCACCTTAGGGGTTTATGTGTTCCAGATGACGCAGACTGCCTCTAGCGTGGCACTTTTAACCTTATGTGCTTTTCTCCCTTCCATTGTGCTCAGTCCTTTTGGCGGCGTGTTAGCGGATCGGTTTGATCGTCGATTGATGATGATAGCAGGGGATTTGTTATCTGCTTTTGGACTAGTATATGTTCTCATCATCATGCTGCTGGGTGAACCTCATTTATGGCAGATTTGTCTAGGCGTGACGTTTAGTTCGATTTTTGTATCCTTGCTTGAACCTGCCTACAAGGCTACCATTACAGATTTATTAACAGAGGAGCAATTTGCCAAGGCTAGTGGTTTAGTTCAGCTTGCTGCGTCCTCAAAATATCTTCTTTCCCCTATCCTTGCCGGGATTTTGCTTAGCTTTATGGATATAAAAACTATCCTGCTTATAGATATCTCAACCTTTCTAGTTACAGTTCTTGCAGTGATGGCTGTTCGCAGGAATCTACAGACTGAACACAGAGTCCCAACGAATCAGTCGTTTGTAAAAGATTTGAAGGAGGGCTGGGATGCTCTTATTTACACGAAAGGTGTACTGCAGCTTACGATCATTTTGTCTGTCGTTACTATTTATGTGGGTTTTCTCCAAACCTTATATACGCCTATGCTTCTACCCTTTACGGATACGAAAACTCTAGGCACGGTAGTGTCTGTAAGTGCTATAGGGATGTTGCTCGGCAGTCTGATTATTGGAGTTTTTAGCATCGATCGTAAATATATTAAAGTATTAGCGCTCGGCCTAGGATTCGCCGGACTGTTTTATTCATTGGTGGGTCTGACCACGAATGTTGCTTTTATTACAGCTGCTGGCTTTTTATTTTTTGCAACGTTGCCTTTTGTTAATACCAGTGCTGACGTTATGATTCGCAACCATATCCCAAATGACACACAGGGGCGGGCATGGGGGATCATTGGCATTTTATCACAACTCGGTTATGTGGCTGCGTATGCTTTTGCTGGCATATTGGCTGATCAAGTGTTTAATCCTCTTTTGCGAGAGGGAGGTCTGCTTACTTCATCAGTAGGTAAGGTGATAGGCACAGGGGAAGGACGGGGAATCGGCTTATTATTTATCATCTCTGGTTTGCTCATCATTATTATGGCATTTGTGATCCCCAGAATGAAATCAATTCGCTGCCTTGAACATGAATAA
- a CDS encoding J domain-containing protein: MTIWSMLEIEPTDELAIIKKAYAKKLKSHHPEDDPEGYQQLREAYDTAVKWARSGQRIASTVPSLVGEDKKEIAEAISKEIEKMVIQAEKVIRVDEAEEEEGEEKAEGATSIPHENEWALVRPLPIQLDADLQEQPADIFDRQIRVLYADFSRRIKQASWHSLLNEDFMWSIEHRDRLRDKLMLFLDQHRNLPHAVWEALDSFFHFREDKEIFLQRYDNKLVEYILGQVDGSLEMRYECFLLQESLEFDIEHYLNLRQSAQFMLMEDKHTEAGQLLDEANKLFQNDPDLQLLRAKYCLDTADYMEALVCLDRVTTMWPNERDGYLLRGRLLYYLQRYEEAMKDCEYLLQEDAGNRDVQCLILECKIACSQIEEALTQTETNEPKKDEFIHFRYLANKSMLKNKKLYPQRLRISSLVTIGKNIIGPILFYLLVFLKLSWFYILVYTICYFSVSELPPLVNAVFILIILWKIRNICKTAYLFSN, encoded by the coding sequence ATGACAATCTGGAGTATGTTGGAGATTGAACCCACAGATGAACTAGCGATCATCAAGAAGGCCTATGCCAAAAAACTGAAATCGCATCACCCTGAAGATGACCCTGAAGGATATCAGCAGCTTAGAGAAGCTTATGATACAGCTGTGAAATGGGCCCGCTCCGGGCAGCGCATAGCAAGCACTGTCCCTTCATTGGTAGGTGAGGATAAGAAAGAAATAGCAGAAGCAATATCAAAAGAAATAGAAAAAATGGTGATACAAGCAGAAAAAGTAATACGAGTAGATGAAGCTGAGGAGGAAGAAGGCGAGGAAAAAGCAGAAGGGGCAACTTCTATACCTCATGAAAACGAGTGGGCGCTGGTTCGCCCTCTTCCCATTCAGCTTGATGCTGATCTTCAAGAACAGCCAGCAGATATTTTTGACAGACAAATTAGGGTACTGTATGCGGATTTCTCGCGCCGGATTAAACAAGCTTCGTGGCATTCACTTTTGAATGAAGATTTCATGTGGAGTATAGAGCATCGTGATCGGCTAAGGGACAAGCTTATGTTGTTCCTTGATCAGCATCGGAATTTGCCTCATGCCGTATGGGAGGCGTTGGATTCATTTTTTCATTTTCGTGAGGACAAGGAAATATTTCTTCAACGTTATGATAATAAGTTAGTCGAGTACATACTAGGGCAGGTCGACGGAAGTTTGGAGATGCGTTATGAGTGTTTCCTTTTGCAGGAGTCTCTTGAGTTCGACATAGAACACTATCTAAATCTGAGGCAATCCGCTCAATTCATGCTGATGGAGGATAAACATACTGAAGCTGGCCAACTCCTCGACGAAGCAAATAAGCTGTTTCAGAATGATCCGGATCTGCAATTATTGCGAGCTAAGTATTGTCTGGATACTGCTGATTATATGGAAGCGCTGGTGTGCTTGGACCGAGTAACCACTATGTGGCCTAACGAAAGAGACGGTTACTTATTAAGAGGGCGGCTTCTCTACTATTTGCAGCGTTATGAGGAAGCGATGAAGGATTGTGAATATTTGTTGCAAGAGGATGCTGGAAATAGAGATGTGCAATGTTTAATTCTGGAATGTAAGATTGCATGTTCTCAAATTGAGGAAGCTCTTACACAAACGGAGACTAATGAGCCTAAAAAGGACGAGTTCATTCATTTTCGTTACCTTGCGAATAAGTCCATGTTGAAGAACAAAAAACTGTATCCACAACGTCTTCGTATCTCTTCGCTAGTAACCATTGGAAAGAACATTATAGGGCCTATATTATTCTATCTATTGGTTTTCCTGAAATTAAGCTGGTTCTATATTTTGGTATATACCATATGTTATTTTTCAGTTTCTGAGCTTCCCCCGCTTGTCAATGCGGTGTTCATTCTTATTATTCTATGGAAAATCAGGAACATTTGCAAAACAGCATACTTATTCTCGAACTAA
- a CDS encoding molecular chaperone HscC, which translates to MRTIGIDLGTTYSLAAYWDGSQAVIIPNVLGEHVTPSIVSVDAGGEVLVGRIAQERLITHPQLTASTFKRFMGSAKKYTLGTMTFTPEELSSFVLRSLKEDAENHLGESVTKAIISVPAYFNDVQRKATKKAAELAGLQVERLISEPTAAALAYGLHQNQETSFLVFDLGGGTFDVSILELFEGVMDVKSIAGDNYLGGEDFTEILVAYFIQKNKLDAESLTPITRSMLYKQAEQSKRILGTESAATMRIVIKEEEYVLTIDRLELEQLVQPLLIRLRQPIERALRDASLQPSDLDGIVMIGGATKMPLIKQIISRMFGKMPYANISPDETVALGAAVQVALKQRDQALDEMILTDVCPYTLGTSVLRRGSSGQTSSGHYFPIIERNTPIPVSRVERLYTAADNQKIISVDVYQGESPRVENNLFLGEMEFQIPQAPRGEESIDVRYTYDVNGILEVEVTTVSTGQKHQMIIEQNAGAMTKKQIEARLLELRSIKIHPRERTENRLLLARGERLYEEVLGDQRKFIAQCLKVFEDALYTQNEKVIEKAAQAFNEQLAEIEGWSYFT; encoded by the coding sequence GTGAGAACAATCGGAATTGATTTAGGAACGACCTATAGTCTTGCTGCTTATTGGGACGGCAGTCAGGCTGTAATTATTCCCAATGTACTCGGGGAGCATGTAACACCCTCGATTGTTAGTGTAGATGCAGGGGGAGAAGTATTAGTTGGAAGAATCGCACAAGAACGACTGATTACACATCCACAGTTAACTGCCTCGACTTTTAAGCGCTTTATGGGATCAGCAAAAAAATACACGCTAGGTACGATGACTTTTACTCCTGAAGAGTTATCTTCTTTTGTTCTGCGGTCACTGAAAGAGGATGCGGAAAATCATCTAGGTGAGTCCGTAACGAAAGCTATAATCAGTGTTCCGGCTTATTTCAATGATGTTCAGCGGAAAGCAACGAAGAAAGCGGCTGAGCTGGCCGGTTTACAAGTAGAGCGGCTTATTAGTGAACCTACGGCGGCAGCACTCGCTTATGGTCTGCATCAGAATCAGGAGACTTCATTTCTTGTTTTTGATCTGGGTGGAGGAACCTTTGATGTGTCAATTCTGGAGCTTTTCGAAGGGGTAATGGATGTTAAGTCGATTGCCGGAGATAACTATCTAGGCGGGGAAGATTTCACGGAGATACTAGTGGCCTATTTTATCCAAAAGAATAAGCTGGACGCGGAATCGTTAACACCAATAACGAGGTCGATGTTGTATAAGCAGGCAGAGCAGAGTAAACGAATTCTTGGTACAGAGTCTGCTGCGACTATGCGGATAGTTATTAAAGAGGAAGAATACGTGCTGACTATAGATCGCTTAGAGCTTGAGCAATTGGTGCAACCGTTACTAATACGTCTAAGGCAGCCGATAGAAAGAGCATTGCGGGATGCTTCTTTGCAGCCTTCCGATCTGGATGGGATTGTGATGATTGGGGGGGCGACTAAAATGCCTCTGATTAAGCAAATTATCAGCCGTATGTTCGGGAAAATGCCTTATGCGAATATCAGCCCAGATGAGACAGTCGCACTGGGAGCTGCGGTTCAGGTGGCCCTGAAGCAGCGTGATCAAGCGCTGGACGAAATGATTTTGACGGACGTTTGCCCCTATACATTAGGGACCAGTGTTCTGCGTAGAGGTTCAAGTGGACAAACGTCATCTGGACATTACTTTCCGATCATTGAACGTAATACTCCGATTCCTGTTAGCCGGGTAGAACGTCTATATACAGCTGCAGATAATCAAAAGATCATAAGTGTGGATGTGTATCAGGGGGAGAGTCCTCGCGTTGAAAATAATCTTTTCCTGGGAGAAATGGAGTTTCAGATTCCGCAAGCACCTCGGGGAGAAGAAAGTATTGATGTCAGATATACATATGATGTGAATGGGATTCTTGAGGTGGAGGTTACAACAGTTTCAACAGGTCAGAAGCATCAGATGATCATCGAGCAAAATGCTGGTGCAATGACGAAAAAGCAAATTGAAGCTCGTTTACTGGAACTGCGGAGTATCAAAATTCATCCGCGTGAGCGTACCGAGAACAGGCTTCTGCTTGCTAGAGGTGAGCGTTTATATGAAGAGGTGCTTGGGGACCAACGGAAGTTTATCGCACAGTGTCTGAAAGTATTCGAAGATGCTTTATATACTCAGAACGAGAAAGTGATTGAAAAAGCGGCACAAGCTTTCAATGAGCAATTGGCGGAAATTGAAGGGTGGTCATACTTCACATGA
- a CDS encoding ABC transporter ATP-binding protein: protein MFILETKGLKKSYSTGQGTPQSILKDVQLQVSQGEFIAVMGPSGSGKSTLLYTISGMDKLTAGSVIFKGQEISGVSENELAGLRLKHMGFIFQQMHLLKNLNIRDNIILSAYRARTSSRRTINKRAAELMNKTGIATLAERDITQVSGGQLQRAAICRALINQPDILFGDEPTGALNSKAASEIMDILADINQSGTTLIIATHDAKVAAQAERVLYMLDGSIAAEQRLGKYNRVDGELKRREEKLAAWLLKLGF, encoded by the coding sequence ATGTTCATATTAGAGACGAAGGGGTTAAAAAAAAGTTATTCAACAGGGCAAGGAACTCCGCAGTCGATATTAAAGGATGTTCAGCTTCAGGTGTCACAGGGGGAATTCATAGCTGTCATGGGACCTTCTGGTTCAGGAAAATCAACATTGCTGTATACGATCAGCGGGATGGATAAGTTGACAGCGGGAAGTGTTATTTTTAAAGGGCAGGAGATCAGCGGAGTTTCAGAGAACGAATTAGCCGGACTGCGCTTAAAGCATATGGGCTTTATTTTTCAGCAAATGCATCTGTTAAAAAACTTGAATATCCGCGACAATATCATCCTGTCTGCTTATCGGGCGAGAACCAGCAGCCGTAGAACTATCAATAAAAGAGCAGCCGAGTTAATGAACAAAACAGGAATTGCTACGCTGGCTGAACGTGATATTACACAGGTGTCAGGAGGACAATTGCAAAGAGCAGCAATCTGCAGAGCACTCATTAATCAGCCAGATATATTGTTTGGCGATGAGCCAACCGGGGCGCTTAACTCAAAAGCAGCTAGTGAAATCATGGACATATTAGCAGATATTAATCAATCAGGAACAACGCTTATAATCGCCACACATGATGCTAAAGTCGCTGCTCAAGCTGAGCGTGTCTTATATATGCTAGATGGCAGCATTGCAGCTGAGCAACGGCTTGGAAAATATAATCGCGTAGATGGTGAATTGAAAAGGCGGGAGGAGAAGCTTGCGGCCTGGCTATTAAAGCTGGGATTCTGA
- a CDS encoding DUF1266 domain-containing protein, producing the protein MLKEYNVKQRKRLEMYFRCLSSTCIRGLLGRYYVVYEFDFSNVFFKRGLIKNACERWNIEDANSFHRQIRWLLEDGNRAEYRSLHARLATISETSRSKYLEAHKDHEDFVNLKVVAQGIHQLPSGDISAFGLAWVIYLSRIGYVEDYLKKEEAWEYKIEAARQLQERYSSWADYYIAYSLGSKFSLVQSGGLDNLFETGLQKLMRNSSILYREAVWGQNLQPEAT; encoded by the coding sequence ATGCTGAAGGAATACAATGTTAAGCAAAGAAAACGATTGGAAATGTATTTCCGCTGTCTTTCCTCTACCTGCATACGTGGTCTCTTAGGGAGATACTATGTGGTTTATGAGTTTGATTTCAGTAATGTCTTCTTCAAAAGAGGATTAATCAAAAATGCTTGTGAAAGATGGAATATCGAGGATGCTAACTCCTTTCATCGCCAAATTCGCTGGCTTTTAGAAGATGGCAACCGTGCAGAATATAGATCTTTACATGCTCGTTTAGCCACAATTTCCGAAACCTCACGCAGTAAATATCTTGAGGCACATAAGGATCATGAGGATTTTGTTAATCTGAAGGTTGTTGCACAAGGAATACATCAGTTGCCTTCTGGTGACATTTCTGCTTTTGGGTTAGCTTGGGTAATTTATCTGAGCCGGATTGGTTATGTTGAGGATTATTTGAAGAAGGAAGAAGCCTGGGAATACAAAATAGAAGCAGCAAGGCAGCTACAAGAACGTTATAGCAGTTGGGCGGATTATTATATAGCCTATTCCTTGGGCAGCAAATTTTCATTAGTACAATCCGGCGGATTAGATAATCTTTTTGAGACGGGATTGCAGAAGCTCATGCGAAATAGCAGCATTCTATACAGGGAAGCCGTTTGGGGGCAAAATCTGCAGCCGGAAGCCACTTAG
- a CDS encoding TetR/AcrR family transcriptional regulator — MRISKEAEERRNEILDTAEMLFFTKGYTKTTVNDVLQAIGIAKGTFYYYFKSKEEVMDAVVLRFIDVGVATAKQIAADPKLTVHEKLLQIIMAQKPDTDRKSQMIEQFHQADNAQLHQKSLVETILRLTPVLTEVIEQGIEEGLFHNPYPRETMEFLLITSQFLFDEGIFKWQPEEIIQKIRAFIYTMEITLGAEKGSFDYVFQMFE, encoded by the coding sequence ATGAGAATTTCCAAAGAAGCGGAAGAACGTAGAAATGAAATATTGGATACAGCAGAAATGCTGTTTTTTACGAAAGGGTATACCAAAACGACAGTGAATGATGTCTTGCAGGCTATAGGTATTGCGAAGGGGACCTTCTACTATTATTTTAAATCGAAGGAAGAGGTCATGGATGCTGTAGTGCTGCGATTTATTGATGTTGGTGTAGCAACCGCTAAGCAAATTGCTGCAGATCCTAAGCTGACCGTTCATGAAAAGCTGCTGCAAATCATTATGGCGCAAAAGCCGGATACGGACAGAAAAAGCCAAATGATTGAGCAGTTCCATCAGGCTGATAATGCACAGCTGCACCAGAAAAGCTTGGTGGAAACCATTTTACGGCTAACTCCTGTTTTGACGGAGGTCATTGAGCAGGGCATAGAGGAGGGACTGTTTCACAATCCGTATCCCCGGGAGACGATGGAATTTCTATTGATCACCTCTCAATTTCTTTTTGATGAAGGTATATTCAAGTGGCAGCCTGAGGAAATCATCCAGAAGATAAGAGCTTTTATCTATACGATGGAAATTACGCTGGGGGCGGAGAAGGGCAGCTTCGACTATGTGTTTCAAATGTTTGAGTAG
- a CDS encoding rhamnogalacturonan lyase: MSKRLHQSGYLVIIWFLVFTLGTAAFGSLSSVSAAAARQAEKLNRGLVAVKVSSGVFVSWRLLGTEELSVSFNLYRNGTKVNVTPITDSTNYQDNAGTASSSYTVRAIVGGIEQSDSPAANVWANNYLDVPIQIPAGGTTPDGVSYTYSANDASVGDLDGDGEYEIVLKWDPSNSKDNSQSGYTGNVYLDAYKLNGTRLWRIDLGKNIRAGAHYTQFLVYDFNGDGKAEVVCKTADGTVDGVGVTIGNASADYRNSSGYILTGPEYLSVFSGQTGKALTTIDYVPARGTVSSWGDNYGNRVDRFLAGVAYLDGVHPSIIMARGYYTRTVVVAFDWNGSALTRKWTFDSNSSTNAGTAGQGNHSLSVADVDNDGKDEIIYGALTIDNNGATLYNTGLGHGDALHVGDLNPNRPGLEVFKVMENTSSPYGAAVWDAANGTVLWGVYTGKDTGRGMAADIDPNYPGEEVWAHGVGLYSITGTKISSTMPSVNFGIWWDGDLSRELLDGVKIDKWNPASNSVTNLLTGASVASNNSTKATPSLQADLLGDWREEAIWRKSDNSALRIYTTTNITTNKIYTLMHDPVYRLSIAWQNTAYNQPPHTGFFLGNGMPTVSKPNIYVVP; encoded by the coding sequence ATGAGTAAGCGGTTACATCAATCAGGGTATCTTGTAATCATTTGGTTTTTAGTCTTTACCTTAGGGACGGCAGCTTTTGGCTCTCTTTCCTCTGTGTCGGCAGCAGCTGCCCGGCAAGCGGAAAAGCTAAATCGGGGACTAGTAGCAGTGAAGGTATCCAGCGGTGTATTTGTGAGCTGGCGGCTACTCGGAACAGAAGAACTGTCGGTTTCTTTTAATTTATACCGCAATGGCACAAAAGTAAACGTTACCCCAATCACGGACAGCACGAATTATCAGGATAACGCCGGCACAGCTTCGTCTAGCTATACAGTTCGAGCAATCGTTGGCGGTATTGAGCAATCTGATTCTCCAGCAGCAAATGTATGGGCCAACAATTATTTGGACGTTCCAATTCAGATTCCGGCTGGCGGCACTACGCCAGATGGCGTAAGTTATACCTATAGTGCCAATGATGCCAGCGTGGGTGACTTAGACGGTGACGGGGAATATGAAATCGTATTGAAGTGGGATCCTTCCAATTCCAAAGACAACTCGCAAAGTGGCTATACTGGCAACGTCTATCTGGATGCCTATAAGCTGAATGGAACTCGGCTATGGCGAATTGATCTGGGCAAAAATATTCGGGCTGGCGCACATTACACTCAATTTCTAGTCTATGATTTCAATGGTGATGGTAAAGCCGAAGTAGTCTGCAAAACAGCAGACGGTACGGTTGACGGAGTTGGCGTAACCATTGGAAACGCAAGTGCAGATTATCGCAATTCCAGTGGATATATCCTGACCGGACCTGAATATCTGAGTGTATTTTCCGGACAAACGGGGAAAGCCTTAACCACAATTGATTATGTTCCTGCCAGAGGAACGGTATCCAGTTGGGGTGACAATTACGGCAATCGAGTAGACCGCTTTTTAGCAGGAGTAGCCTATCTGGATGGAGTACATCCAAGCATCATTATGGCACGTGGTTATTATACACGCACAGTCGTTGTAGCTTTTGACTGGAATGGCAGTGCTTTGACTCGTAAATGGACCTTTGATAGCAATAGCTCCACCAATGCTGGAACCGCCGGTCAAGGTAATCATAGCTTAAGTGTAGCCGATGTGGATAACGATGGTAAGGATGAGATCATTTATGGTGCCTTAACCATTGATAATAACGGTGCGACCTTATACAATACAGGGCTGGGTCATGGAGACGCGCTGCATGTAGGCGATTTAAATCCGAACCGCCCCGGTCTCGAAGTTTTTAAAGTCATGGAAAATACTAGTTCTCCCTATGGCGCTGCGGTATGGGATGCTGCAAACGGGACGGTCTTATGGGGTGTATACACGGGAAAAGATACCGGCCGGGGGATGGCTGCCGATATTGATCCCAATTATCCCGGGGAAGAGGTATGGGCTCACGGTGTTGGCCTATACTCCATTACAGGCACCAAAATAAGCAGCACAATGCCTTCTGTGAATTTTGGAATCTGGTGGGATGGCGACTTGTCCCGCGAACTGCTGGATGGTGTCAAGATTGATAAATGGAACCCTGCAAGTAACTCCGTTACCAATTTATTAACCGGAGCGAGCGTAGCATCCAACAATAGTACCAAAGCAACGCCAAGCCTACAGGCCGACCTGCTTGGAGACTGGCGCGAAGAGGCTATCTGGAGAAAGTCCGATAACTCGGCTCTACGAATCTATACAACTACGAACATCACCACTAATAAAATATATACCTTAATGCATGATCCAGTATATCGGTTGAGCATTGCCTGGCAGAATACAGCTTACAATCAACCTCCGCACACAGGATTTTTCCTAGGCAACGGTATGCCCACTGTGTCTAAACCCAATATCTACGTAGTGCCGTAA